A single genomic interval of Chryseobacterium paludis harbors:
- a CDS encoding DUF4271 domain-containing protein, producing MMTSFFISVCKDSLFNLFILYKIFYNFAKNNRLLLSQNFVNHVRIPENNDWVIFILLGCIFLYLFMINIVERGANLKDFLLQKYFDASNNLASWIITSCVITLTLAVLLSQYIPVVPKYIADLQVLGYQMNKFGYCLSAISLFYLTKSTLGFLFYQSIGDTKKWLIFYFTSTKFYFILSFLLIILCVTHYYFPIDRNKIFFYYLAFFSFVFIFKVFFYLFHKNNILPEKWYYKFLYICTLQIAPLLLLWKLLFF from the coding sequence ATGATGACGAGTTTTTTCATTTCAGTTTGCAAAGATAGTTTATTTAACCTTTTTATTTTATACAAAATATTCTATAATTTTGCAAAAAACAATCGGTTGCTATTATCACAAAATTTCGTAAACCATGTAAGGATTCCTGAGAACAATGATTGGGTGATCTTTATATTGCTGGGCTGCATATTTTTATATCTTTTTATGATTAATATCGTAGAAAGAGGCGCCAATCTAAAAGATTTTCTGCTTCAAAAATATTTTGATGCCAGTAATAATTTAGCTAGCTGGATCATCACATCCTGTGTAATCACACTTACTTTAGCCGTATTATTATCACAATACATTCCAGTTGTCCCTAAATATATTGCCGATTTACAAGTATTGGGGTATCAAATGAATAAATTTGGATATTGTTTATCAGCAATCAGTCTTTTTTATTTAACAAAATCTACTTTAGGCTTTTTATTTTATCAAAGTATAGGAGACACAAAAAAATGGTTAATTTTTTACTTTACCTCCACTAAATTTTATTTCATTCTTTCATTTTTATTAATAATTCTGTGTGTTACCCATTATTATTTCCCAATTGACAGAAATAAAATATTTTTTTACTATTTAGCATTCTTTTCTTTTGTGTTTATTTTTAAGGTTTTTTTCTATTTATTTCACAAGAACAACATCTTACCTGAAAAATGGTATTATAAATTTTTGTATATTTGCACCCTCCAAATAGCGCCATTATTGTTGCTTTGGAAATTGTTATTTTTTTAA